From a region of the Methanoculleus receptaculi genome:
- a CDS encoding helix-turn-helix domain-containing protein gives MGDECRSPAILLRIGAHKTIIRKAYRYRLSPSTSQVTLLEQTLEICRWVYNDTVAVRKNAWEQEQNSISLRNQQDPAPMEKGTTRSEPGSFSGSSECSDAR, from the coding sequence GATGAATGCCGTTCTCCGGCAATCTTATTACGCATTGGCGCGCACAAAACCATAATACGTAAGGCCTATCGGTATCGACTCTCTCCCTCAACGTCTCAGGTTACTCTCCTTGAGCAGACGCTTGAGATCTGTCGGTGGGTCTATAACGATACGGTCGCAGTGCGAAAGAACGCCTGGGAACAGGAGCAGAATTCCATCTCTCTACGAAACCAACAAGATCCTGCCCCAATGGAAAAAGGAACGACCCGATCTGAACCGGGTTCATTCTCAGGTTCTTCAGAATGTTCAGATGCGCGTTGA
- a CDS encoding RNA-guided endonuclease InsQ/TnpB family protein → MPSLYETNKILPQWKKERPDLNRVHSQVLQNVQMRVDLAFKAFFQRVKAGENPGYPRFKERDRYDSFTYKQSGFKLDGDRLHLSKIGEVRIVLHRPIEGTIKTLTIRRSSTGKWYACFSVEYDPSPAPQKETVVGIDVGLESFATLSNGEKIENPRFFRTDERVLAKAQRKLSKAQKDTPERKKARKIVAHVHKRIVNRRLNFAHQTSRQLVDRFGTIVFEELNITNMQKNHPLAKSIADVAWNMFISITGSKAEDAGSRVI, encoded by the coding sequence ATTCCATCTCTCTACGAAACCAACAAGATCCTGCCCCAATGGAAAAAGGAACGACCCGATCTGAACCGGGTTCATTCTCAGGTTCTTCAGAATGTTCAGATGCGCGTTGATCTTGCTTTCAAAGCGTTTTTCCAACGGGTGAAGGCGGGCGAGAACCCCGGCTATCCCCGGTTCAAGGAGAGAGATCGATACGATAGTTTCACGTACAAACAGTCGGGGTTCAAACTCGATGGAGATCGTCTCCATCTCTCGAAGATCGGTGAGGTGAGGATCGTCCTCCACCGACCCATCGAGGGAACGATCAAGACTCTCACAATCCGGCGGTCTTCGACCGGGAAGTGGTACGCCTGCTTCTCGGTCGAGTACGATCCCTCTCCGGCACCGCAGAAGGAGACCGTAGTCGGGATCGATGTCGGTCTCGAATCCTTCGCCACCCTCTCAAACGGAGAGAAGATCGAGAACCCCCGGTTTTTCCGTACTGACGAGAGGGTTCTCGCCAAAGCACAGAGGAAACTCTCGAAGGCACAGAAGGACACTCCTGAACGAAAGAAGGCCAGAAAGATCGTCGCACACGTCCACAAACGGATCGTCAACAGACGGCTCAATTTTGCTCACCAGACCTCCCGTCAATTGGTAGATCGGTTCGGTACAATTGTGTTTGAGGAACTGAACATCACAAACATGCAGAAGAACCACCCTCTGGCAAAAAGCATCGCAGATGTTGCCTGGAATATGTTTATCTCGATCACGGGGAGCAAAGCGGAGGATGCTGGCTCACGCGTGATCTAG
- a CDS encoding zinc ribbon domain-containing protein, translating to MNPRNTSQMCSRCGMIVAKTLSDRVHSCPHCGLVMDRDQNAAIIIMRLGLQSQG from the coding sequence GTGAATCCCAGAAACACATCACAGATGTGCTCCAGATGTGGGATGATCGTCGCCAAGACACTTTCTGATCGTGTCCACTCCTGCCCACATTGTGGATTGGTGATGGATCGCGACCAGAACGCGGCGATCATTATTATGAGATTGGGGCTGCAATCTCAGGGGTAA
- the asnB gene encoding asparagine synthase (glutamine-hydrolyzing) has protein sequence MCGIAGQLHLAGGAADPELVRRMSDLLKHRGPDGDGIYVDGMVALAHRRLAIIDLSEEGHQPMTNEDGTLWLVFNGEIYNYRELMEELIAHGHQFRSRTDSEVILHAYEEWGTGCLQRFNGMWAFALWDGRRRELFCARDRLGIKPFYYARTGDSFLFASEIKALRVHPEVGRHPNEKMVSAFLAWGLADHTDQTMFDGVLQLLPAHYMIVGENGIVEHAAFWEVTVNPALESEPDSDEHLSRAFLSLLEDAVDLHLRSDVPVGTCLSGGLDSSTLTVLINRVLRRGSPGGEPPRQNTFSACFEDKRCDESTYIDIVVESTGVRSHRVYPAADAIWVDIERLLYINDEPFAALTLYSQYCVMRLARDEVKVVLDGQGADELLAGYIAYQYCHIRELVRGFHILRAARETLGTLRHHSDFLSYTLTQLFARKKHRNLIRMEGSRTPRYRGTLSEVLETDLMRANLPYLLHWEDRTSMAFSIEARVPFLDYRVVEFLASLPVDQKIRGGVTKFVLRKAIRGLVPEVIRCRMDKKGFATPEEVWMQGDMSEKVLEILSSEAFKSRPYWDADAVAESYKAFLQGNMPYSSEIWRIVCCELWLRRFIDPAA, from the coding sequence ATGTGTGGTATTGCCGGGCAACTGCACCTTGCGGGAGGAGCAGCCGATCCAGAGTTGGTCCGGCGGATGTCCGACCTCCTCAAACACCGCGGGCCCGACGGGGACGGGATCTACGTAGACGGGATGGTAGCGCTTGCTCATCGCCGCCTGGCAATCATCGATCTCTCCGAAGAGGGGCACCAGCCGATGACCAACGAGGACGGGACGCTCTGGCTGGTCTTCAACGGGGAGATCTACAACTACCGGGAACTCATGGAGGAACTGATCGCGCACGGCCACCAGTTCCGATCGAGGACCGACAGTGAAGTGATCCTGCACGCCTACGAGGAGTGGGGAACCGGTTGCCTGCAACGGTTCAACGGGATGTGGGCGTTCGCCCTCTGGGACGGGCGGCGCCGCGAACTCTTCTGCGCCCGGGACCGCCTGGGGATAAAACCGTTCTATTACGCCCGAACCGGCGACTCGTTCCTCTTTGCCTCCGAGATCAAAGCACTCCGTGTACATCCCGAGGTCGGCAGGCACCCCAACGAGAAGATGGTGTCTGCATTCCTCGCGTGGGGTCTCGCGGATCACACCGACCAGACGATGTTTGACGGAGTGCTCCAGCTGCTTCCGGCGCACTACATGATCGTCGGAGAGAACGGGATCGTGGAGCATGCGGCCTTCTGGGAAGTTACCGTCAACCCCGCCCTTGAATCAGAGCCCGATTCCGACGAACACCTTTCCAGGGCGTTCTTAAGCCTCCTTGAAGACGCGGTTGATCTCCACCTGCGCAGTGATGTGCCGGTTGGAACCTGCCTTTCCGGCGGACTGGACTCATCCACCCTGACAGTGCTCATCAACCGGGTGCTCCGCCGTGGCTCTCCCGGCGGGGAGCCCCCGCGCCAGAATACGTTTTCTGCCTGCTTCGAGGACAAACGGTGTGACGAGAGCACCTACATCGATATCGTCGTGGAGAGTACAGGCGTCAGGTCACACCGGGTCTACCCGGCCGCCGATGCAATCTGGGTGGATATCGAGCGCCTGCTCTACATCAACGACGAGCCGTTTGCCGCCCTGACGCTGTACTCCCAGTACTGCGTCATGCGGCTTGCCCGGGACGAGGTGAAGGTGGTGCTGGACGGGCAGGGAGCCGACGAGCTCCTTGCAGGCTACATCGCCTACCAGTACTGCCATATCAGGGAGCTGGTCCGGGGGTTCCATATCCTGCGGGCTGCACGCGAGACTCTCGGGACACTCAGACACCACAGTGATTTCCTCTCGTACACCCTGACGCAACTCTTTGCCCGCAAAAAGCACCGGAACCTGATCCGGATGGAAGGATCCCGCACTCCCCGCTATCGCGGCACCCTGAGCGAGGTCCTGGAGACCGACCTGATGCGGGCGAACCTGCCCTATCTGCTCCACTGGGAAGACCGGACATCGATGGCCTTCTCTATCGAAGCACGGGTCCCGTTCCTCGACTACCGAGTCGTGGAATTTCTGGCGTCATTGCCCGTCGACCAGAAGATCCGGGGCGGCGTGACCAAGTTCGTCCTCCGAAAGGCGATACGGGGGCTGGTTCCCGAAGTGATCCGATGCAGGATGGACAAGAAAGGGTTCGCCACTCCCGAGGAGGTCTGGATGCAGGGGGACATGAGCGAGAAGGTCCTTGAGATTCTGTCGTCCGAGGCGTTTAAGAGCCGCCCCTACTGGGATGCTGACGCAGTAGCAGAGAGTTATAAGGCCTTTCTCCAGGGGAACATGCCCTACTCATCCGAGATCTGGCGTATAGTCTGCTGTGAACTCTGGCTGCGCCGGTTCATCGATCCGGCAGCATAG
- a CDS encoding glycosyltransferase family 2 protein, whose amino-acid sequence MGITACLITKNEEEALARSLEMISAYVDEIVIVDGQSEDNTAGVAEKFGAVLIQRKFSGSFAIERNCGIEQARNEWVFILDPDETLEPGLLESLRGLTSSPKYDAYSFLRHDVLPDGTVLETPCGHPEIHVRLAKRDRLRYYGAIHEKAIVTGRIKFVPKAIYHHRGYFEDYPQEKKERFEAIGRNASEDLQGLKISSRALLVRNVKLVFHYFGNMLIGMGLYRKGPSGIIRAIQYTYSFASYGLKQYVRLGQI is encoded by the coding sequence ATGGGGATCACAGCCTGCCTTATAACAAAAAACGAAGAAGAGGCTCTGGCCCGGTCGCTTGAGATGATATCGGCATACGTCGATGAGATCGTCATCGTCGACGGGCAGAGCGAGGACAATACGGCCGGCGTTGCCGAGAAGTTCGGTGCCGTCCTGATCCAGAGGAAGTTCTCCGGCAGTTTTGCCATCGAGCGGAACTGCGGTATCGAGCAGGCACGAAACGAGTGGGTCTTCATCCTCGACCCCGACGAGACGCTCGAGCCGGGGCTTCTCGAGAGCCTCCGAGGCCTTACATCCTCCCCGAAGTACGACGCCTACTCGTTCCTCAGGCACGACGTCCTCCCGGACGGCACGGTCCTTGAAACACCGTGCGGGCACCCGGAGATCCATGTCAGGCTTGCGAAGAGGGACAGGCTGCGGTATTACGGTGCAATCCATGAGAAAGCGATCGTCACCGGCAGAATCAAGTTTGTCCCGAAGGCGATCTATCACCATCGCGGCTACTTCGAGGACTATCCGCAAGAGAAGAAGGAGCGGTTTGAGGCGATCGGACGGAATGCATCAGAAGATCTCCAGGGCCTGAAAATATCCTCGCGGGCGCTGCTCGTGAGGAATGTGAAACTGGTCTTTCACTATTTCGGGAACATGCTCATCGGGATGGGACTCTACCGAAAGGGGCCGTCCGGCATCATCCGCGCGATACAATATACCTACAGTTTTGCGAGTTATGGGCTGAAACAGTACGTCCGCCTGGGCCAGATCTGA
- a CDS encoding glycosyltransferase family 4 protein, translating into MGLRICILSVDFLPNVGGIAAHIYELARALRSLGNDVTIVTFRDAFFAPKEETVDGLHIVRVYLPKNTVLLYPVFALFEYFTVKRIVREKKIDLLHSHYVFPDGFVSRLQSGVPGVATEHTSGFLDRLERGRMLWLYRWVYARMDQIIAPSDELAGAVGSLGVPRQKITFVSNGVDTDKFSPEVPPRDLRKQYTLAPETRIVLCPRRLEPKNGVKYLVEAVPAVLRECPDTRFFIVGGSYPDQLVLLQKRARELGVQNHIIFAGSVPNAEMPSWYTAADVVVLPSLKEATSIAGLEAMACGKPLVGTNVGGIPYLIDDGKTGLLVEPKDPPGLADALVNVLTNDTTRREMGVAARKKAVDLFSWARIAGTVQGIYTRTLENIEIRDKKW; encoded by the coding sequence ATGGGGCTCAGGATCTGCATACTCTCGGTGGATTTCCTCCCGAACGTCGGGGGGATTGCGGCACATATCTACGAGCTTGCCAGAGCGCTCCGGAGTCTCGGGAACGACGTCACGATAGTTACGTTTCGAGATGCGTTTTTCGCCCCGAAAGAGGAGACGGTAGACGGTCTTCATATCGTCAGAGTCTACCTGCCCAAAAACACCGTGCTGCTGTATCCGGTATTTGCCCTGTTCGAGTACTTCACCGTGAAGCGTATCGTCAGGGAGAAGAAGATCGATCTCCTGCACTCTCACTACGTCTTTCCCGACGGGTTCGTATCGAGGCTGCAGTCAGGGGTTCCCGGGGTTGCAACCGAGCATACCTCCGGCTTCCTGGACCGCCTGGAGCGGGGGAGGATGCTGTGGCTGTACCGGTGGGTCTACGCACGCATGGATCAGATCATCGCCCCGAGCGACGAACTTGCCGGAGCGGTCGGGTCGCTCGGGGTTCCCCGGCAAAAGATCACGTTCGTCTCGAACGGGGTGGATACGGACAAATTTTCTCCGGAGGTTCCGCCCAGGGACCTCCGAAAGCAGTACACCCTCGCACCGGAGACCCGGATCGTGCTCTGCCCCCGCCGCCTCGAACCGAAGAACGGAGTCAAATACCTGGTCGAAGCGGTTCCGGCGGTCCTCCGGGAGTGTCCGGACACCCGATTCTTCATCGTAGGGGGGTCGTATCCAGATCAGTTGGTCCTGCTCCAGAAGAGGGCCCGTGAGCTCGGGGTGCAGAATCACATCATCTTTGCCGGGTCGGTTCCGAACGCCGAGATGCCTTCATGGTATACGGCGGCGGACGTCGTGGTTCTCCCCTCCCTTAAGGAGGCGACCAGTATCGCAGGGCTTGAAGCGATGGCGTGCGGCAAGCCTCTGGTGGGGACAAACGTCGGGGGCATACCGTATCTCATCGACGACGGCAAAACCGGACTCCTCGTGGAACCGAAAGATCCCCCCGGGCTCGCCGATGCGCTGGTGAATGTCCTGACCAACGATACCACCCGGAGGGAGATGGGGGTTGCGGCCCGCAAGAAGGCAGTGGACCTGTTTTCCTGGGCCCGGATCGCCGGCACCGTGCAGGGCATCTATACGAGAACCCTTGAGAACATTGAGATTCGAGACAAGAAGTGGTGA
- the wecB gene encoding non-hydrolyzing UDP-N-acetylglucosamine 2-epimerase, producing MSVAIILGTRPEIIKMSPIIREYERRGDDYFILHTGQHYSYSMDRIFFEQLRLPDARYNLNVGSGLQGEQTGKMLGQIERVLIDEKPHAVLVQGDTNTVLAGALAAVKLHIPVGHVEAGLRSNDRRMPEEINRITADHVSDYLFAPTGESQRNLRNEGISKEKIFVCGNTVVDALFQNLSISEEAIDPLKELGVRSGGYFLVTAHRQENVDDPGKLSDILEGLERVATEYAMPVIYPMHPRTKKMMEQFRLQAGPVRCIEPLDYLSFLQMEKHAGLILTDSGGVQEEACILRVPCATLRENTERPETVAAGANILVGTDPGTIMEGVRIMMERERVWQNPYGDGTAGRKIVEIVGLVDDSIAEGGRT from the coding sequence ATGAGCGTTGCGATCATCCTCGGTACACGGCCTGAGATCATTAAGATGTCCCCGATCATCAGGGAGTATGAACGGAGGGGAGACGACTACTTCATCCTCCACACCGGCCAGCACTACTCTTACTCGATGGACAGGATCTTTTTCGAACAACTGCGCCTCCCGGATGCACGATACAACCTCAACGTGGGTTCGGGCCTGCAAGGGGAACAGACCGGGAAGATGCTCGGACAGATAGAGCGGGTTTTGATCGATGAGAAACCTCATGCGGTTCTCGTGCAGGGGGACACCAACACGGTGCTCGCGGGAGCGCTTGCCGCAGTGAAACTCCACATTCCGGTGGGACACGTCGAAGCCGGACTGCGGAGCAACGACCGGAGAATGCCGGAGGAGATCAACCGGATCACGGCGGATCACGTCTCGGACTACCTGTTTGCACCGACCGGTGAGTCGCAACGGAACCTGAGGAACGAAGGGATATCGAAAGAGAAGATCTTCGTCTGCGGGAACACGGTCGTGGACGCACTCTTCCAGAACCTCTCAATCAGCGAAGAGGCAATAGATCCGCTTAAAGAACTGGGGGTCCGGTCGGGCGGCTACTTCCTGGTGACGGCTCACCGCCAGGAGAACGTCGATGACCCGGGAAAACTCAGCGACATCCTCGAGGGCCTGGAGCGCGTCGCGACCGAGTACGCGATGCCCGTGATCTACCCCATGCATCCCCGGACGAAGAAGATGATGGAGCAGTTCCGGCTACAGGCAGGACCCGTCCGTTGCATCGAGCCTCTTGATTACCTCTCCTTCCTCCAGATGGAGAAACATGCAGGACTGATCCTGACAGACTCGGGAGGCGTGCAGGAAGAGGCATGCATTCTCCGTGTGCCCTGTGCGACGTTGCGGGAGAACACGGAGCGGCCGGAGACGGTGGCTGCAGGGGCGAACATCCTGGTGGGAACCGACCCGGGTACGATCATGGAAGGCGTGCGGATTATGATGGAGAGGGAGCGGGTTTGGCAGAACCCCTACGGCGACGGGACGGCGGGGAGGAAGATTGTGGAGATCGTTGGCTTGGTAGATGATTCTATCGCAGAAGGGGGACGAACATGA
- a CDS encoding FkbM family methyltransferase has translation MSIKIRERAGVAVMQAGQALGIGMVRIPFGVLRGKKWQFTSSIPSCAFGVYERHIATRLQGVLNAGAVFFDIGANVGYYTLFASTLVGDAGKVISFEPEPGNMQMLIEHTTINKCINVTHVQKALADAPGIIRFDGTAHTMCKFSDDGNIEVECTTLDMFIQNSGISPDIMKIDVEGAEVRVLHGADICLSEIRPEIVLSVHDNLLDECLDLLSEYDYNIEQLSPDDLYCVPLERGN, from the coding sequence ATGAGCATAAAAATCCGGGAGCGCGCCGGAGTTGCAGTGATGCAGGCAGGGCAGGCACTCGGGATCGGTATGGTTAGGATCCCTTTCGGTGTGCTCAGAGGAAAGAAATGGCAGTTTACTTCTTCCATCCCATCCTGTGCATTTGGAGTCTATGAGCGGCATATTGCGACACGGTTGCAGGGTGTATTGAATGCGGGGGCGGTGTTCTTTGATATCGGCGCAAACGTTGGGTATTACACACTATTTGCATCCACCCTTGTCGGCGACGCCGGGAAGGTGATCTCATTCGAGCCGGAGCCGGGAAACATGCAAATGCTCATTGAACATACCACGATCAACAAGTGTATCAATGTTACCCACGTACAAAAAGCACTAGCAGATGCACCTGGAATCATTCGATTTGATGGGACTGCACATACGATGTGCAAGTTTTCTGACGACGGTAACATCGAGGTTGAGTGCACCACTCTTGACATGTTCATCCAGAACAGCGGAATCTCACCAGACATTATGAAGATAGATGTCGAGGGAGCGGAGGTGAGAGTACTGCACGGTGCTGATATCTGTCTATCGGAGATCAGACCGGAAATTGTACTATCAGTACACGACAATTTATTAGATGAGTGTTTGGACCTCCTCTCTGAATACGATTATAACATTGAGCAATTATCACCCGACGACCTGTATTGCGTGCCCTTAGAGAGAGGGAACTAG
- a CDS encoding IS256 family transposase → MDPLALIEDYLSDNENGMKNLITWFLNQVMLAEALQQAGTARYERTDARKAHRNGYKDRSLKTRYGETVLQKPQFREFPFETQVFGRYARVEKALVNAIVESYLQGVSTRKIREIVSHLGVDQVSPASVSRMAKDLDDHVQAFLLRPIEQAIPYLFVDASYYKVRDGARYVTKAVLVVAGVRDDGYREILGARVTDCENEEFWSGLFEDLKERGLQGIQLVISDGHTGIQKAAEAAFLGASWQMCQVHCTRAVLRNIPRKHQKEVVEGLKEAYGNEKRLRQLADDLNARGYRKAANTIKRFLPRLLSYTAFPKPHGKRLRTTNMMERVNKELKRRTKVVGAFPNEESLLRLAGSILMDINEEWVTGRKYLTIKGE, encoded by the coding sequence ATGGATCCCTTAGCGTTAATCGAAGATTATCTCTCCGATAATGAGAATGGCATGAAGAACCTCATCACCTGGTTCCTCAACCAGGTGATGCTCGCAGAGGCCCTCCAGCAGGCAGGAACTGCCCGGTACGAACGCACCGATGCGCGGAAAGCGCATCGGAACGGCTACAAGGACCGCTCTTTGAAGACCCGATACGGGGAGACAGTCCTCCAGAAACCCCAGTTCCGCGAGTTCCCGTTTGAGACGCAGGTCTTCGGGCGCTACGCCCGGGTGGAGAAAGCTCTAGTGAACGCAATCGTCGAATCCTACCTCCAGGGAGTTTCGACGAGAAAGATCCGGGAGATCGTCAGTCATCTGGGGGTCGATCAGGTTTCCCCGGCTTCGGTCTCCCGGATGGCCAAGGACCTCGACGACCACGTGCAGGCATTCCTCCTGCGGCCGATCGAACAGGCGATTCCCTACCTCTTCGTGGATGCGTCCTACTACAAAGTCCGCGACGGAGCACGATACGTCACCAAAGCGGTCCTGGTGGTCGCCGGCGTCCGGGACGACGGCTACCGGGAGATCCTGGGTGCGAGAGTCACCGACTGTGAGAATGAAGAATTCTGGTCGGGATTGTTCGAAGACCTCAAAGAGCGAGGACTGCAGGGAATCCAACTGGTCATCTCGGATGGGCATACCGGCATCCAGAAGGCGGCGGAAGCCGCCTTCCTCGGCGCATCCTGGCAGATGTGTCAGGTGCATTGTACCCGGGCCGTCTTGAGGAATATTCCCCGGAAACATCAGAAAGAGGTTGTAGAGGGGCTGAAGGAGGCATATGGGAACGAGAAGAGACTTCGGCAGCTTGCAGATGACCTGAACGCACGCGGATACCGGAAGGCAGCCAATACGATCAAGCGATTCCTCCCGAGGCTCTTGAGTTACACGGCATTCCCAAAACCGCACGGGAAACGGCTCAGAACGACGAACATGATGGAAAGAGTCAACAAGGAACTGAAACGGAGAACCAAAGTTGTAGGGGCATTTCCCAATGAAGAGTCACTCCTCAGGCTGGCAGGATCCATCCTGATGGACATCAATGAGGAGTGGGTGACCGGCAGAAAATATTTGACGATAAAGGGGGAATGA
- a CDS encoding glycosyltransferase yields the protein MAPHQNPLLHYTLNAPCHYRVISKIIRDHEIDVVVGAHVLAGTAMVRAAERYGVPVVFDLKDWFPDSAAAYYKNPAIKWVLREGVLAITRYNLDHSDVITTVSPGLVEKLKAYGYEAELITNGVNTDIFHPMDGSAMRSALGIAPDAFVLGFAGAIERWYALDEVIRLFPEVLKRHPNAELLIVGGSLFTGYMDELQALAARLGVSGKVHFTGTVDYNDLPRCIAPMDLCLIPLSPPQWVDIALPNKYFEYSACGKPILSTPIPDMLRMGGDHITVYRDGQEFLEGVDEAAVNPRCCTIPIEEHAWKKKAEAFERIFTRLTGKT from the coding sequence GTGGCTCCCCATCAAAACCCCCTCCTTCACTACACATTAAACGCACCCTGCCACTACAGGGTCATCAGCAAGATCATCCGCGACCACGAGATCGACGTCGTCGTCGGGGCGCACGTCCTGGCCGGGACGGCGATGGTCAGAGCGGCTGAGAGGTACGGCGTCCCGGTGGTCTTCGACCTCAAGGACTGGTTCCCGGACTCGGCCGCTGCCTACTACAAAAATCCCGCTATAAAATGGGTGCTTCGTGAGGGTGTCCTTGCCATAACCCGCTACAACCTGGACCATAGCGACGTCATCACGACGGTCTCCCCGGGTCTCGTCGAGAAACTCAAGGCATACGGCTACGAGGCGGAGTTGATCACAAACGGTGTCAACACGGATATCTTCCACCCCATGGATGGGAGTGCGATGCGATCCGCACTCGGAATCGCGCCCGATGCCTTCGTGCTCGGGTTTGCCGGGGCAATCGAACGCTGGTATGCTCTCGATGAGGTGATCCGGCTCTTTCCGGAGGTTCTCAAGCGGCACCCGAACGCCGAGCTCCTGATAGTCGGCGGTTCGCTCTTCACCGGTTACATGGACGAACTGCAGGCGCTTGCTGCCAGGCTCGGGGTTTCGGGGAAGGTGCATTTCACAGGCACCGTCGATTACAATGACCTCCCCCGCTGCATCGCGCCGATGGATCTCTGCCTCATCCCGCTCTCGCCCCCTCAATGGGTGGATATCGCGCTCCCGAACAAGTACTTCGAGTACTCGGCGTGCGGGAAGCCGATCCTCTCGACCCCCATACCCGATATGCTCAGGATGGGCGGCGACCATATCACCGTCTACAGGGACGGGCAGGAGTTCCTTGAGGGGGTGGATGAGGCCGCCGTGAACCCGCGGTGCTGCACAATCCCGATCGAGGAGCACGCCTGGAAGAAGAAAGCAGAGGCTTTCGAGAGGATCTTTACCCGGCTGACGGGTAAGACCTGA